In the Maridesulfovibrio zosterae DSM 11974 genome, one interval contains:
- a CDS encoding response regulator, with product MKFLDRRTIKSKLIASFIAIAIALVFFGIFILIEMDTLGNLTTTLYEHPLRVSNAAQSAHKGVIRIQGLMQDIIVSKNVFEFQEQMDRIQQEEKDVLDQLNIVQNYILGERGEEIEAEARQTFFQWKKLRLQILSLIRDGKRKEGVQIFKLENAELVNTIELNMRDLTAYARKKADGFMNEANKVQRNITTNTIIVLGLLVLFFYFVSSTLIKHLIGRISDLQSMVSTITETGNFKEISVIGDNELTKLAVSFNDLIRSLSRQLWLREGLNKLNDELTVVSSLELFAESILKFLATRMQAGTGAFFLYNDKEKSSSMLASYSMAESNKLTRKFADGDGIVGQVAKERSPRILTVVTPDEGLIESGTVSASPNILFAYPLIFADKLLGVVELTSFHELGTIEQAFMKTASHNIATALNAIIQRKEIDALYDETRVQNIELTKAGEIARKAKEEIELRNKELSIRSEELKLQANLLSLQKNELEVKKVQVEESDRLKSEFLSNMSHELRTPLNSILALSQLMQIKGTGRDEKKEAEYLNVIERNGKHLLSLINDILDLSKIESGRMEVYLSSFIPAELLEEVSATIRPMAEDKSLSFITRVDCYQSMLSDRDKIRQILLNLLSNSIKFTDEGTIEVELGTEDDHLVLHVKDTGIGIAPEDQEDIFDEFRQVDGSTSRRHEGTGLGLAICKKLAIALEGDLEVVSELGRGSSFILRLPLRLSNYKEKKRTPLEVSHKKNEKSMNTVLVVDDDPKSREIITDHLINAGYDVIEADNGRQALDLAASNSLVGITLDIFMPGMDGWETLNLLKSNPSTMDIPVIVVSISDDTTTGYVLGATSHLTKPVDKHQLLFEINKLKKQAPIKKVLIVDDNENDRAIISNILEESGYSTIEADNGWSGVDKAVNLLPDAMTLDLLMPEMDGFQVLEEIDRLPQLNYLPVIIVTAKDLSSEEHKKLLDRSRSIVQKGDLDVKTLLQKLENGLDNIRLQIPEPSKQNECKAHVLVIEDNDIATMQIAGLLQELGLRMSHAASAEKAEQLVELTKPDLILIDLMISSFSVFDLFETISSKSETANTPVIVLTGRDLTDKDLDILKKQNVRQFNRKEPLDRELFKELILTSVQGIMQPDCVNLPEHDFWEVELPDAGSNDPFGKGNTIVVVEDNKDNIVTLKAILDDFQGELHVAYDGESGLKKIREIMPDIVLMDIQLPGINGLEATAAIKSSDDLKHIPVIAVTARAMKGDKEKIMSAGCDGLLTKPYDVEILRAMLFKWLMQKS from the coding sequence TACAGGGATTGATGCAGGATATCATAGTTTCAAAGAATGTGTTTGAGTTTCAGGAGCAAATGGATCGTATCCAGCAGGAAGAGAAGGACGTACTGGATCAGCTTAACATAGTGCAAAACTATATACTCGGGGAGCGGGGAGAAGAGATTGAGGCTGAAGCCCGTCAAACTTTTTTTCAGTGGAAAAAACTAAGGCTTCAAATTTTATCTCTCATTCGTGATGGAAAACGGAAAGAGGGGGTACAGATATTTAAACTGGAGAATGCTGAACTCGTTAATACCATTGAACTCAATATGCGTGATTTAACAGCTTACGCCCGGAAAAAAGCAGATGGCTTCATGAATGAAGCTAATAAAGTTCAAAGAAATATTACTACAAATACAATTATTGTGCTTGGTCTGCTTGTATTGTTCTTTTATTTTGTAAGCTCAACATTAATTAAACATCTTATAGGGCGGATAAGTGACCTCCAATCAATGGTGTCCACCATAACTGAGACCGGAAATTTTAAAGAAATTTCAGTAATAGGTGATAACGAACTGACTAAACTGGCTGTCAGTTTCAATGACCTTATCAGATCACTGTCCCGTCAATTATGGCTTCGAGAGGGGCTGAATAAACTTAATGATGAACTGACTGTTGTTTCGTCGCTTGAGTTATTTGCAGAATCTATTTTAAAATTTCTCGCCACCCGTATGCAAGCTGGTACAGGGGCTTTCTTTCTTTATAATGATAAAGAAAAGAGCAGCTCAATGCTGGCTTCTTATTCCATGGCAGAAAGTAATAAGCTTACCAGAAAATTTGCTGACGGTGACGGGATTGTCGGGCAGGTCGCCAAGGAGCGCAGTCCTAGAATACTGACGGTTGTGACTCCTGATGAAGGGCTGATTGAGTCTGGAACCGTATCTGCCTCTCCCAACATCCTTTTTGCTTATCCATTAATTTTCGCAGACAAACTTCTGGGAGTTGTAGAGCTGACTTCATTTCATGAATTAGGAACTATCGAGCAGGCATTCATGAAGACTGCCAGTCATAATATAGCCACTGCACTCAATGCCATAATTCAGCGTAAAGAGATCGATGCTCTCTATGATGAAACTCGTGTACAGAATATAGAACTTACTAAAGCCGGTGAGATTGCCCGCAAAGCAAAGGAAGAGATCGAATTACGTAACAAAGAACTAAGCATTCGTTCGGAAGAGCTTAAGTTGCAGGCAAATCTTTTGAGTTTGCAGAAAAATGAATTGGAAGTGAAAAAGGTACAGGTCGAGGAATCCGATCGTCTTAAATCAGAATTTCTTTCTAATATGAGTCATGAGCTGCGTACTCCGCTAAACAGTATTCTGGCACTATCTCAACTGATGCAGATCAAGGGAACCGGCAGGGATGAAAAAAAAGAGGCCGAATACCTTAATGTTATTGAGAGGAATGGAAAGCATCTGCTCTCGCTGATTAATGATATCCTGGATCTTTCAAAGATTGAATCCGGACGTATGGAAGTTTACCTTTCCAGTTTTATACCGGCCGAGCTGCTGGAAGAGGTTTCCGCAACTATAAGGCCCATGGCAGAGGATAAATCTTTATCTTTCATAACCAGAGTAGATTGTTATCAGAGCATGCTTTCAGACAGGGATAAGATCAGGCAGATATTGTTGAATCTGTTGTCTAATTCCATAAAATTCACAGATGAAGGAACTATTGAAGTCGAGCTTGGTACTGAGGATGACCATCTGGTACTGCATGTGAAAGATACTGGAATAGGAATAGCCCCGGAAGATCAGGAAGATATTTTTGATGAATTTCGTCAGGTGGACGGATCGACATCCCGCAGACATGAAGGGACAGGACTTGGGCTTGCCATATGTAAAAAACTGGCCATAGCCCTTGAAGGTGATCTGGAAGTTGTTTCTGAACTTGGTCGTGGAAGTTCCTTTATCCTGCGTCTTCCTCTGCGGCTTAGCAATTATAAAGAGAAAAAGAGAACTCCGTTAGAAGTCAGCCATAAAAAAAATGAAAAGTCTATGAATACGGTTCTGGTTGTTGATGACGATCCAAAGTCGCGCGAAATAATCACGGATCATCTTATAAATGCCGGCTACGATGTTATCGAGGCAGATAACGGCAGGCAAGCTTTGGATTTAGCCGCCAGTAATTCTCTAGTGGGTATCACTCTGGATATTTTTATGCCCGGAATGGACGGCTGGGAAACATTGAATCTGCTCAAGAGTAATCCGTCTACAATGGATATTCCGGTTATAGTAGTATCAATAAGTGATGATACTACTACAGGATATGTTCTGGGAGCAACCAGCCACTTAACTAAACCTGTCGACAAACATCAGCTTCTTTTCGAGATAAATAAGCTCAAAAAGCAGGCTCCTATAAAAAAGGTTCTAATTGTTGATGATAATGAGAATGATCGCGCTATAATATCTAATATTCTGGAGGAATCGGGATACTCTACCATAGAAGCGGACAACGGATGGTCAGGAGTAGATAAGGCGGTAAACCTGCTTCCTGACGCCATGACTCTGGATTTACTGATGCCGGAAATGGACGGTTTTCAAGTACTGGAGGAAATAGACCGGCTTCCACAGCTTAATTATCTGCCCGTGATAATAGTTACTGCCAAGGATCTCAGCTCTGAGGAACACAAGAAGCTTTTGGATAGGAGCAGATCTATCGTCCAGAAAGGTGACCTTGATGTCAAAACACTGCTGCAAAAGTTAGAGAACGGGTTGGATAACATCCGGTTGCAAATACCTGAACCGTCCAAACAAAACGAGTGCAAGGCACATGTTCTGGTCATCGAAGATAATGATATTGCAACCATGCAGATAGCGGGGCTTCTACAGGAACTTGGATTACGCATGAGTCATGCCGCAAGTGCTGAAAAGGCAGAGCAATTAGTAGAGCTGACAAAACCTGATCTTATCCTGATTGATTTAATGATCTCAAGTTTCAGTGTTTTTGATTTATTTGAAACTATCAGTTCCAAATCTGAAACTGCAAATACTCCTGTTATAGTTCTCACCGGCAGAGATTTAACCGATAAAGATCTTGATATTCTTAAAAAACAGAACGTCAGGCAGTTTAACCGTAAAGAACCTCTGGACAGGGAATTATTTAAAGAACTTATCCTTACATCAGTTCAGGGTATCATGCAGCCTGATTGCGTGAATTTGCCGGAACATGATTTCTGGGAAGTGGAATTGCCGGACGCTGGATCTAATGACCCGTTCGGGAAAGGAAATACCATTGTTGTGGTGGAGGATAATAAGGACAATATAGTTACCCTGAAGGCTATTCTGGATGATTTTCAAGGAGAGCTTCATGTTGCATACGACGGTGAAAGCGGCTTGAAAAAAATTCGCGAAATCATGCCTGATATTGTGCTCATGGATATTCAGTTGCCGGGCATTAACGGATTGGAAGCTACTGCTGCCATCAAGAGCTCTGATGATCTGAAACACATACCTGTTATCGCTGTTACAGCCAGAGCAATGAAAGGTGATAAAGAAAAGATTATGTCCGCAGGGTGTGACGGACTGCTGACCAAACCTTATGATGTGGAAATCTTGCGTGCAATGCTTTTTAAATGGTTAATGCAAAAGTCTTGA